The window GTGATTTTGCTTCCTTTTTGTCCTTTAAGCGCTTCTGTTGAAAGTTTATCTTCACCAAAAAGGGGTTTCCCATCTAGGTACAAGATTTTATCACCACTCTTGATTCCAGCATTTTCACTAGGCCCTTTTTTTACGGTAGAAAGCACCGCTATAGTATCCTGATTCACAAAGTACCGAATACCGATACCCACAAAATTACCACGTAAATCGTCTGATGCTGCCTGAGCTTGATCTGTTGAAATGTAAACGGAATGTGGGTCTAAATTTTGAAGAATGCCGTTGACAGCCACGTCAACGATACTGTCTGTGTTGACCTCATCGACATAGCGCTGGTCGATAATGTCGATCAACCGGTTCAGCTTGCGCTTTTTGACACTAGAATTTGAGGTGAAACCATTATCCAATCCATTTACTGACAACAAGTTGCCTAGGAAAACCCCTAGACCCAAAAAGAGTCCCAAAAATAATGGATAGTATATGTAGCGTTTTTTCATTAATCAAGGTCGGTAATGTGCTCTATTACAACGCCCGCTTTCTCTAGGAATTGCAGACCGCTGTTGTCTTTATATGCCTGATGGTACACTACACGTTTAATGCCGCTTTGATAAATCAACTTGCTGCACTGCTGGCAAGGCGACATGGTAATATATAAAGTGGCACCATGACAAGATTGTGTGCTGCCCGCCACTTTCAATATAGCGTTTGCTTCAGCATGCAGTACGTACCATTTCGTATACCCTTCCTCATCCTCACAAAAATTTTCAAATCCACTGGGCGTACCGTTATACCCATCGCTTATAATCATGCGATCGCGTACAATAAGCGCTCCTACTTTCCGGCGTTTGCAATAGGATAATTGTGCCCATTCTCGCGCCATTCGCAAGTATGCTACATCGTACTTATGCTGTTTTTCTGCTTTCAATTTTACTGCTATGTTTTGCTGTTGTAGTGAGTTCGCTTTCGCGAAAGCGAAATTCATTAAAACTTATCTGCCACTTACCACATCCATCTAGCAATCAACATTGGGATAACAATTCCAAAAATGATAGCCGAAATGATTTGTGTCCAATCCTTTTTACTGAAACGAAAAAGTCCTGTAAATATAAAGTTTAAGATCAAGACTATGAGCACAATAACTAAT of the Nonlabens marinus S1-08 genome contains:
- a CDS encoding deoxycytidylate deaminase, which translates into the protein MKAEKQHKYDVAYLRMAREWAQLSYCKRRKVGALIVRDRMIISDGYNGTPSGFENFCEDEEGYTKWYVLHAEANAILKVAGSTQSCHGATLYITMSPCQQCSKLIYQSGIKRVVYHQAYKDNSGLQFLEKAGVVIEHITDLD